aggtgaagaagctggatatggaggtcctgggcttgagtggttacacgttgtctgtggttgtgaggcctattggacgtactgccattctctaaaacgacattggaggcagtttatggtagagaaattaacattacattctctggcaatagctctgtggacattcctgcagtcagcatgccaattgcacactccctcaaaacttaagacatctgctgtattgtgtgacaaaactgcacattttagagtggccttttgttgtccccagcacaaggtgcacctatgtaatgatcatgctgtttaatcagcttcttgatatgccacacctgtcaggtggatggattaccttggcaaaggagaaatgctcaccaaccgggatgtaaagaaatttgtgcacaatttgagagaaattaaGCTTTTAGTGggtatgttttatttcagctcatgaaacatgggaccaacactttacatgttgcgttcatatttttgttcagtgtaaatgtaAACAGATCTAAATATGACTAATTCTGACGTAATATTACTACTGTACATAGCAtttaaaagaattgtttcacacTAGGTTCATAATCATACCTTGTTCACACTGTTTTCAATGCAGCTCtcagtaacactttacattagtAGTAATGCTGTAATTAGTAGTCACAACATTGTTGTTACGTAAACATTTTCTAATAGCATAGTAATGGGGTTGAGTGGTTTTAGTTATTTCGGCAGTAGAATGAAGAACGGTCCATCTCCCTCTTTTGTAAAGGCAAAAACTAAATTACTATGCAATTAAAATGTAAGTATCCTACTGTCCTGACTATGTATTACTGGTGTAATTACAGTGTTACTACATAGGTTTAGACAACTTAATATAAAGTGTTACCCAGCATTCATTCATTAACATGGTGGTTGGATTCCAAGAGGTAAAACTGTGGTCAATCACAAATAGCCTTTCATGAGCATGAAGTTCTGTTTTTCATGACAAAAACAGATAGAACCTGATGTGAGTAGTTGCAAGAAGGAGATGTGATGTTAAAAGATGCATAAAGAAATACATTAGagcccgggctgtatcacaaccggccgtgatcgggagtcccatagggcggtgcacaattggcccagcatcgtctgggttaggggagggtttggccgggggggctttacttggctcatcgtgctctagcaactccttgtggcgggccgggcgcctgcaggctgacctcggtcgtcaggtgaacagtgtttcctccaacacattggtgcggctggcttccgggttaagcgggcgggtgttaagaagcgcggtttggcgggtcatgtttcgaaggacacatgactcgaccttcgcctcccgagaccatttgggagttgcagcgatgagacgatcgaaattggggagaaaaagggggtaaaaaataaaacaataaaaataagCTCTTCAACTCAAGTTATGAACGGCTGAATTTAGGacagtcctgtaggtttttaacaAGTCAGCTGGTTATGCACTGTGCAGTGATGAGATGGAATGAGAAAGCTTCAAAATATGATTGTTTATTTTCTTCATTGTTTTACAGAATGTACATTTTAAGATACTTTCAGACAAAACATACATATATGCcttaaaataatttcaaataacTAAACCAGATTCCTATGTGGAGTCTGTGTATATCTTAGTCAGCCCGATTCACACTCTAGAGGCCAAGGCGAGTCAGGCCAAGCTGTACTAGGCTGGCCTGGTTACGATATCTACCTTAGTTGCTGGAAccatgctggaaaggacaatgtgaaaagaaaatatccTAAACGGCACAGTACGGTTCTAGTCAGCCCTATAGTGTGAACCAGGAGATGATTTCCTTCAACCCCCTCCTCTTAGATGTGCTCGCACCTGTTGATGAAGACACAGCGGATGGCTGAGAGGGTGATGCCCGCATCCCCTTTTGTCACAGTGAAGATAAACCGACATATGCCCGTGTTGGGACAGAGAGCGATCACATGGGACATGTCCAACCCCTGGGGTAAAGGACACTTTAGCTCGTCCACAAGGTAGCGCATGGCCACACGTATGAGGGCCCCATGGCTGACCACCAGGGCATGGGcagggacatttctgatcccatCGTCCGGCTTGCCTGCGAGAGCCCCCTCTGGCATCactgtctccctctgtcctggtctgcagtggtcagccacCATGCGCTGGAACAGGTGCTCCAGAAACTCTTTGATCCGCGTCTTCATCTAACACAGAACAAAGCACTCTTATTCACAACACAGACTCATGCTTCCCGTTCCCTTCCTCCACCCACAAAATAGACTGCTTGACACCATCCTGATGGAGGGGCCTACAGCTTGCTTTGGGTGGCTAGAGTAGTAtttcagagagcgagagagagagcgatgcaCTCAGGATCCCCCAGAGTGACTCACCTGTTCTATAGTCTCTCCCCCTGGAGGAGTGAAGTCCAGCCACGACTGACCAGCCGCTGTAGCCATGTTCTTCATGTCCACCACCAGGCCCCCCTCGGCACTCCCAAAACTCTGAAAAATAACAGGCTCTTTACTGGATGGCTTTGAGTACAAAAACACACATGGTCATagaactgtacacacacacacacacacacacacacgtgcatccttgcacacaaacaaacaaacaaacaaacaaacacacacacgcgcatccttgcacacaaacaaacaaacacacgcgcatccttgcacacaaacacacacacaaacacacacacacgcatccttgcacacaaacaaacacacatacaaacaaacaaacaaacacgcaTCCTTGCATACaaacaaatacatacacacacacactgagaatgaGAACAGCATCTATGGAAATAAGATATTGACAACCTTTAGCCCAGAGAAAGGGTACTCACCCTCTCTTTAAGTGATGGCTCGGTGACAATTTCTAGGCCTGAGCAACTACTGTTGTGTTTTACAATCGCTTCGCAAGTCTGTAACAAAACAGATTAAAACAAccattcacatacagtggggaaaaaaagtatttagtcagccaccaattgtgcaagttctcccacttaaaaagatgagaggcctgtaattttcatcataggtacacgtcaactatgacagacaaaatgaggaaaaaatttccagaaaatcacattgtaggatttttaatgaatttatttgcaaattatggtggaaaataagtatttggtcaataacaaaagtttctcaatactttgttatataccctttgttggcaatgacacaggtcaaacgttttctgtaagtcttcacaaggttttcacacactgttgctggtattttggcccattcctccatgcagatcccctctagagcagtgatgttttggggctgtcgctgggcaacacggactttcaactccctccaaagattttctatggggttgagatctggagactggctaggccactccaggaccttgaaatgcttcttacgaagccactccttcgttgcccgggtggtgtgtttgggatcattttcatgctgaaagacccagccacgtttcatcttcaatgcccttgctgatggaaggaggttttcactcaaaatctcacgatacatggccccattcattctttcctttacacggatcagtcgtcctggtccctttgcagaaaaacagccccaaagcatgatgtttccacccccatgcttcacagtaggtatggtgttctttggatgcaactcagcattctttgtcctccaaacacgacgagttgagtttttaccaaaaaagttacattttggtttcatctgaccatatgacattctcccaatcctcttctggatcatccaaatgcactctagcaaacttcagacgggcctggacatgtactggcttaagcagggggacacgtctggcactgcaggatttgagtccctggcggcgtagtgtgttactgatggtaggctttgttactttggtcccagctctctgcaggtcattcactaggtcccccgtgtggttctgggatttttgctcaccgttcttgtgatcattttgaccccacggggtgagatcttgcgtggagccccagatcgagggagattatcagtggtcttgtatgtcttccatttcctaataattgctcccacagttgatttcttcaaaccaagctgcttacctattgcagattcagtcttcccagcctggtgcaggtctacaattttgtttctggtgtcctttgacagctctttggtcttggccatagtggaatttggagtgtgactgtttgaggttgtggacaggtgtcttttatactgataacaagttcaaacaggtgccattaatataggtaacgagtggaggacagaggagcctcttaaagaagaagttacaggtctgtgagagccagaaatcttgcttgtttgtaggtgaccaaatacttattttccaccataatttgcaaataaattcataaaaaattctacaatgtgattttctggaaaaaatattctcaatttgtctgtcatagttgacgtgtacctatgatgaaaattacaggcctctctcatctttttaagtgggagaacttgcacaattggtggctgactaaatacttttttcccccactgtacatctttcTAATGAGTTTTTTTTTTCATAAACTTCTACCTACACAATAAAATCTAATCCGCAGGCCATCCCAACACACAATAATGGAGTTGAATTGTATTCTAAAAGATGCTATGATGTCTGTGACGACATCACCACTCACCTGGCGGGCACGGGCCATGTCACTGACAAACACGTTGGTGAACTTGACGTCTTCCAGGTATTTTCCTGCAGCCTCTGCCTGCTGCATCCCTATGTCTGATAGAGACGAGTCTATCGCCTGGCCTGGGGATTGGGAAATGCCCAGGATTGGAGTGATACTTTAGGCCTCACAGTGATATGCCATTGAAACAATAATCTATTGGGATGATCTGTTCCAAATATTTTACTTTGTGCTGTTTGACACGTTTCATCCATGTCTTTCTaatgcagtggttcccaaccaggggtactaggaccacAGGTGTTACTTGAGAAggctcatgagaccataggcttactggtaaaatgtACGGGGGGAGGTACTTCGGGGGTACTCCGGggagagcaaaattcagttggtagTACAGTAAACGAAAAAGGTTGGAAACCACTGCTCTAATGTATCCAAAACAGTATCAAAACAGTAGCACCAAAGACACAGATGTGCTTTTATAGTAAATCATACCTTGTAGGAGGCCTTTTTTATTCCATTCTGTTTCACCACTGGGGAAAAAAACAATAACATAGAATAATACAATTCAATTCAGAAGACATTAGACCCATCTAATGAGAAATACATCTAAATGCATCGTTTAGTTAGTAGTAGGGTATTTATCTTTAGTCATACTGTATTACTATAGAAGCAATGATCGACTTGAAC
The sequence above is a segment of the Coregonus clupeaformis isolate EN_2021a chromosome 19, ASM2061545v1, whole genome shotgun sequence genome. Coding sequences within it:
- the tigara gene encoding probable fructose-2,6-bisphosphatase TIGAR A isoform X2 is translated as MQQAEAAGKYLEDVKFTNVFVSDMARARQTCEAIVKHNSSCSGLEIVTEPSLKERSFGSAEGGLVVDMKNMATAAGQSWLDFTPPGGETIEQMKTRIKEFLEHLFQRMVADHCRPGQRETVMPEGALAGKPDDGIRNVPAHALVVSHGALIRVAMRYLVDELKCPLPQGLDMSHVIALCPNTGICRFIFTVTKGDAGITLSAIRCVFINRCEHI
- the tigara gene encoding probable fructose-2,6-bisphosphatase TIGAR A isoform X1, whose translation is MLTFGITIVRHGETEWNKKGLLQGQAIDSSLSDIGMQQAEAAGKYLEDVKFTNVFVSDMARARQTCEAIVKHNSSCSGLEIVTEPSLKERSFGSAEGGLVVDMKNMATAAGQSWLDFTPPGGETIEQMKTRIKEFLEHLFQRMVADHCRPGQRETVMPEGALAGKPDDGIRNVPAHALVVSHGALIRVAMRYLVDELKCPLPQGLDMSHVIALCPNTGICRFIFTVTKGDAGITLSAIRCVFINRCEHI